The Acidicapsa ligni genome has a window encoding:
- a CDS encoding helix-turn-helix domain-containing protein → MDQSREVPTVWNQLAEAMYLKDSPTAEVRLSEAASFSFGRLQSSQGLLEVARPVVGERGYIIALQLKAIPFIEQFLSNKKVSSGSYPVGGVSVINLQEEPAVLLPNPFDALVLYVTQTDLDETTDAHQAPRVEQLVWPHGVVDPVVYHLGQTLLSSLEQPHHASKIFVDHVLYALNCHFAYSYGGMTRSTPKVRGGLSPWQMRRATALLDAHLDGNIALQQVAEACDLSLGHFARAFKKTFRRPPYTWLTERRIEKAKDFMMNSRLPLADIAARSGFADQSAFNRSFKRIQGMSPGIWRRRNTLGSSRQYNSGNGETSSDQEVRSLLPPFLGSGVGLFDSQLTSD, encoded by the coding sequence ATGGATCAATCCAGGGAAGTCCCCACCGTCTGGAATCAACTCGCGGAGGCCATGTATCTCAAAGATTCGCCGACGGCGGAGGTAAGGCTATCGGAAGCTGCCTCTTTCTCGTTCGGTAGACTTCAGAGCAGTCAAGGCCTCCTTGAAGTTGCACGTCCTGTCGTCGGTGAGCGTGGCTACATTATTGCGTTGCAACTCAAAGCCATACCTTTTATCGAACAATTCCTCAGCAACAAGAAGGTATCGAGTGGTTCTTACCCTGTAGGTGGCGTAAGTGTCATCAATTTACAAGAGGAGCCGGCGGTCCTGCTCCCAAATCCCTTCGATGCGTTGGTGCTGTATGTCACTCAAACAGATCTGGATGAAACTACGGATGCCCATCAGGCGCCACGAGTAGAGCAGTTGGTCTGGCCGCACGGGGTAGTTGATCCTGTAGTTTACCACCTTGGGCAGACTCTTCTCTCTTCACTGGAGCAACCCCATCACGCTTCGAAGATTTTCGTGGATCATGTTTTGTATGCCTTGAACTGTCATTTTGCTTATTCGTATGGCGGTATGACAAGGTCGACTCCAAAAGTTCGAGGTGGGCTTTCACCTTGGCAGATGCGAAGAGCTACAGCGTTGTTGGATGCCCATCTCGACGGCAACATTGCTCTGCAGCAAGTTGCTGAGGCCTGTGACTTGTCCTTAGGTCACTTTGCGCGGGCTTTCAAAAAGACCTTTCGCAGGCCGCCTTATACATGGCTGACTGAACGCCGTATAGAGAAGGCCAAAGATTTTATGATGAACTCGCGATTGCCCCTGGCCGACATCGCCGCTCGGTCTGGATTTGCAGATCAATCTGCATTCAACCGCTCCTTCAAACGAATTCAGGGGATGAGTCCCGGGATATGGCGACGGAGAAACACTCTTGGGAGTAGCAGACAATACAATTCCGGCAATGGAGAAACGAGTTCAGACCAAGAAGTGCGAAGCCTACTCCCGCCATTCCTTGGCTCCGGCGTCGGCCTTTTCGATAGCCAGCTAACCTCAGATTGA
- a CDS encoding alpha/beta fold hydrolase, which translates to MAVQSAHHVAPNLFVTASNGVKYAYRRFGKTGGTPLLFLQHFRGGLDNWDPLLTDTISAEREVILFDNTGVGLSEGTVPTTVLEMAHDAIAFLDSLKLEQVDVLGFSLGGFVAQELALLRPLQVRKLILAGTGPQGGPSMHGWQKEIADAVRKPDIGGEELLFAFFAHTPTSQAKGMEFLGRFMARTEDRGPMCTIEAFSRQYDAVVEWGISDHAKLARLESIAQPTLVANGESDLMIPAKLTHLMGGLIPNAKVAIYPDAAHGFLFQYSVEFGAEVLKFLAS; encoded by the coding sequence ATGGCAGTTCAATCAGCTCATCATGTGGCACCCAACTTATTTGTGACAGCTTCAAACGGTGTCAAGTACGCGTATCGTCGTTTTGGAAAAACCGGCGGTACTCCTCTACTCTTCCTTCAACATTTCCGTGGTGGACTCGACAATTGGGACCCGCTGCTTACGGACACGATCTCAGCCGAACGTGAAGTCATTCTTTTTGACAACACCGGAGTTGGGCTCTCCGAAGGTACGGTGCCAACAACCGTTCTGGAGATGGCGCATGATGCAATCGCGTTCCTCGATAGTCTGAAACTCGAGCAGGTTGATGTTCTGGGCTTTTCGTTGGGAGGCTTTGTCGCACAGGAGCTAGCATTGTTACGGCCTCTTCAGGTTCGAAAGCTGATCCTGGCTGGTACCGGGCCTCAGGGCGGACCCTCAATGCATGGTTGGCAAAAGGAAATTGCCGACGCCGTTCGTAAGCCGGATATCGGGGGAGAAGAACTTCTCTTTGCTTTCTTTGCACATACGCCTACGAGCCAGGCAAAGGGCATGGAGTTCCTCGGCCGCTTTATGGCGCGAACGGAAGATCGCGGCCCCATGTGCACCATTGAGGCATTCAGCAGACAGTACGACGCTGTAGTTGAGTGGGGTATTTCCGACCATGCAAAACTGGCTCGACTTGAATCCATCGCTCAACCGACCCTGGTAGCAAATGGCGAGAGTGACCTGATGATCCCCGCCAAGCTGACCCACCTGATGGGCGGCTTGATCCCGAACGCGAAGGTTGCAATCTATCCGGATGCCGCACACGGATTTCTTTTCCAATATTCTGTCGAGTTCGGCGCAGAGGTACTCAAGTTTCTCGCCAGCTAA
- a CDS encoding GMC family oxidoreductase gives MSSNTPGSVVATHYDFIVCGSGSSGSVIASRLSENSAVKVLLLEAGGDDTDPFVTEAAAWPMNIGSERDWGFTSQPDPNLNGRSVPLSMGKALGGGSTINTMIWARGHQTDWDFFASEAGDPAWNYQSVLNIYRRIEDWHGEPDPKYRGVGGPLFVEPAPDPNPMAGAMLEGCRSLGIPVYENQNGRMMEGAGGASIVDIRVRDGKRQSVFRSYVFPNIDRPNLTILSHALVTKLIFDGKRAAGVEIVFEGKTQCILATSDVILSLGAINTPKVLMQSGIGDEAELKRFGIPVVQHLPGVGQNFQDHVGFDSVWEAPEPLSPRNNLAEAMVFWKSDPKLEAPDMQIILGEFFKSTPENIARFHAPTNGWILFGGLERPKSRGSISLTGPNPDDPLQIDTNFLSHPDDLKAAIACIELSREIGNSAALKPFAKHEVMPGNLKGADLEEYARNGASTYWHETCTAKMGRDTMSVVDGNLKVYGIENLRIVDGSIMPRITTGNTMAPCIIIGERAAEIIRTHHKL, from the coding sequence ATGAGTTCCAATACTCCCGGCTCTGTTGTAGCCACGCATTACGACTTTATTGTTTGTGGATCTGGTTCTTCTGGATCCGTGATTGCAAGTCGTCTCTCTGAAAACTCTGCTGTGAAAGTACTGCTACTGGAAGCAGGCGGCGACGATACTGATCCGTTCGTTACCGAGGCAGCAGCGTGGCCCATGAACATTGGGAGCGAACGAGACTGGGGATTCACATCGCAGCCTGATCCCAACCTGAATGGTCGTTCCGTGCCTCTATCGATGGGTAAGGCGTTGGGCGGCGGCTCGACGATTAATACCATGATCTGGGCCCGAGGGCACCAGACCGATTGGGATTTCTTTGCCTCTGAAGCCGGAGATCCTGCATGGAATTACCAATCGGTTTTAAACATCTATCGCCGCATCGAAGATTGGCATGGGGAGCCAGATCCGAAGTATCGCGGTGTAGGTGGTCCGCTCTTTGTTGAACCTGCGCCTGACCCCAATCCTATGGCGGGAGCGATGCTTGAGGGATGCCGATCACTCGGAATTCCTGTCTATGAGAATCAGAATGGCCGAATGATGGAGGGTGCTGGCGGGGCTTCTATCGTGGATATCCGTGTACGCGATGGAAAGCGGCAATCTGTATTCCGCTCTTATGTCTTTCCTAATATTGACCGGCCTAATCTAACGATTCTGTCTCACGCACTGGTAACTAAACTGATCTTCGATGGTAAGCGAGCTGCTGGTGTAGAGATTGTCTTTGAAGGTAAGACGCAATGCATTTTAGCGACGTCGGATGTCATTCTTTCACTGGGCGCGATCAATACTCCGAAGGTATTGATGCAATCTGGTATAGGTGACGAGGCTGAATTAAAGCGATTCGGAATTCCAGTAGTGCAGCATCTGCCAGGCGTCGGTCAGAACTTTCAGGACCATGTTGGATTCGATTCAGTTTGGGAGGCACCCGAGCCATTATCGCCACGCAATAACTTGGCCGAAGCCATGGTTTTCTGGAAGAGCGATCCGAAGCTTGAGGCTCCTGACATGCAGATCATTCTGGGCGAGTTCTTCAAATCTACACCTGAGAACATTGCGAGATTTCACGCGCCCACCAACGGCTGGATATTATTCGGAGGTCTTGAAAGACCGAAGAGCCGTGGAAGTATCAGTCTCACCGGTCCCAATCCAGACGATCCTCTACAAATTGACACCAATTTCCTATCCCATCCGGACGATCTAAAAGCCGCGATTGCCTGTATAGAACTGTCGCGGGAAATAGGAAATTCTGCAGCACTCAAACCGTTCGCCAAGCACGAGGTTATGCCGGGTAACTTGAAAGGCGCGGATCTTGAAGAATACGCACGCAATGGAGCCTCAACCTATTGGCATGAGACATGCACGGCAAAGATGGGCCGCGATACAATGTCTGTTGTGGATGGCAATTTAAAAGTGTACGGAATAGAAAATCTTCGCATCGTTGACGGCTCCATTATGCCAAGGATCACTACTGGTAACACGATGGCTCCATGCATCATCATTGGCGAGCGTGCCGCGGAGATTATCCGAACCCACCACAAGCTATAA
- a CDS encoding flavin monoamine oxidase family protein, with protein sequence MNRRAFLAALAAAALTPSANAAFAPLATSRRKVVIVGGGLAGLSCAYELKKYGFDVVVLEGQGRAGGRVQTLREGLYPELTAETGATRIPDTHHLTLSYIQEFGLKLEPFHGGDLADVIHLRGKNYVLRHDSEPDWPLNLSPEERRLGRKGMAERYMGGPVQRAKGSENSLNVPKSILEQDDSTLREYLTKQGLSPDGIELMTVGGDTAASAGLLMLVNFNEQVSRQYFHISGGNDQLPGALASRLGGAVRYGCRVVSIGQDDGGAWAVIQNAEGHETVRGDYVVSALPFSVARNLFSEARLSADKQRVIQELKYFPVDKIFLQMQSQFWKASGQSGFANTDLLSERFWALGPDTPEKRGLLLSYVIGSKAAKLDEMDVESRIKQTLADAEIVFPGAVEHFEAARSKSWAQDPWQLGGLSAFGPGELSSIPVNARREGRILFAGEHTSRWNGWMQGAIESGHRAAREIRA encoded by the coding sequence ATGAACCGACGTGCTTTCCTCGCAGCATTGGCTGCCGCAGCTTTAACCCCGTCAGCCAATGCCGCCTTTGCCCCTTTGGCTACCTCTCGACGAAAAGTAGTTATCGTGGGCGGAGGGCTGGCGGGCCTTTCTTGCGCTTACGAGTTGAAGAAATATGGTTTCGATGTTGTTGTTCTCGAAGGGCAGGGACGTGCAGGCGGCAGAGTTCAAACGCTGCGAGAAGGATTATATCCAGAGCTTACCGCTGAAACCGGGGCGACACGAATCCCGGACACGCATCATCTTACGCTTTCTTATATACAAGAATTTGGTCTCAAACTCGAACCTTTCCACGGCGGTGATCTCGCAGACGTAATTCATCTGCGCGGGAAAAATTACGTTCTTCGTCACGATTCCGAACCGGACTGGCCACTGAATCTGAGCCCGGAGGAACGCCGCCTGGGCCGCAAGGGTATGGCGGAACGCTACATGGGCGGTCCAGTGCAACGCGCGAAGGGCAGTGAGAATTCGCTCAATGTTCCCAAATCTATTTTGGAGCAGGATGACTCCACGCTTCGCGAATATCTGACCAAGCAAGGTCTTTCCCCCGACGGCATTGAACTCATGACCGTGGGTGGGGACACCGCTGCGAGTGCCGGGTTGCTTATGCTGGTTAATTTCAACGAGCAGGTATCCCGCCAGTATTTCCATATCTCCGGCGGTAACGATCAACTTCCAGGAGCGCTCGCCAGCCGGCTCGGCGGAGCAGTCCGGTATGGATGCCGAGTCGTAAGCATCGGGCAGGATGACGGCGGTGCATGGGCAGTTATTCAAAATGCCGAAGGCCACGAGACCGTTCGCGGTGACTATGTTGTGTCCGCGCTTCCGTTCTCGGTAGCCAGGAATCTGTTCTCTGAGGCGCGCCTTTCCGCTGACAAGCAACGCGTTATCCAGGAACTGAAATACTTCCCGGTAGATAAGATATTCCTTCAAATGCAGAGCCAATTTTGGAAGGCGAGCGGCCAGAGCGGATTCGCCAATACCGATCTGCTGTCTGAGCGTTTCTGGGCACTGGGACCGGATACGCCCGAAAAGCGAGGTCTCCTGCTGTCCTATGTAATCGGGTCGAAAGCAGCGAAGCTGGACGAAATGGATGTAGAAAGCCGTATAAAACAAACACTCGCTGATGCAGAAATCGTGTTTCCCGGTGCGGTCGAACACTTTGAAGCAGCTCGATCAAAGAGTTGGGCTCAGGATCCTTGGCAGCTAGGCGGTCTTTCGGCTTTCGGCCCTGGCGAACTCAGCTCTATTCCTGTGAACGCGCGCAGGGAAGGGCGAATTCTTTTTGCGGGCGAGCATACGTCCCGCTGGAATGGATGGATGCAGGGAGCTATCGAATCGGGGCATCGCGCAGCGAGGGAAATTCGTGCGTGA
- a CDS encoding TlpA family protein disulfide reductase produces the protein MKRLSWMAAVMLLASFVVLNVGVLNAGSEKPASLSLRNLQGKDMRLSDLRGKIVVLNFWATWCGPCDAEMPMLVKAADKYKDDNVAFLGVSVDAADTQKKIPGYLEKRGISYPIWVGATDEDLKRLKLGEAVPATVFLDTDGMVRARILGQMRPGEIEERVEWLLGKKQSSEPLALVKHLDEK, from the coding sequence TTGAAGCGACTTTCATGGATGGCAGCCGTCATGCTGCTGGCTAGTTTTGTGGTTCTGAATGTGGGAGTTCTAAATGCGGGATCGGAAAAACCAGCTTCGTTGTCCCTGAGAAATTTACAGGGAAAAGACATGCGCCTGTCCGATCTGCGGGGAAAGATCGTCGTGCTGAATTTTTGGGCTACTTGGTGCGGGCCGTGCGACGCGGAGATGCCTATGCTCGTCAAGGCTGCGGATAAATACAAGGATGACAATGTTGCGTTTTTGGGCGTCTCGGTCGATGCCGCCGATACACAAAAAAAGATTCCTGGGTATCTGGAGAAGCGCGGGATTTCTTATCCTATTTGGGTCGGAGCGACAGATGAGGATCTAAAGCGGCTCAAGCTGGGAGAAGCTGTTCCGGCAACAGTATTTTTGGATACGGATGGTATGGTCCGCGCTCGAATACTCGGGCAGATGAGGCCTGGAGAAATTGAAGAACGAGTGGAGTGGTTACTAGGCAAAAAGCAGAGTAGCGAACCTCTGGCGCTAGTTAAACATTTGGATGAAAAATAA
- a CDS encoding bifunctional nuclease family protein has protein sequence MDIEMRIRGLMMDPNTNMPIIVLKDVGSDMVLPIWVGIYEANAIALEIEKQSASRPMTHDLTKNLIDYMNGRLDRIVITELKDDTFYAVLWLTHQGEAMTVDARPSDAIALALRADCPIYVAEPVLALAKLNTSGPSDGPSAEQLKKWLEGLNDDDLGRYKM, from the coding sequence ATGGATATCGAAATGCGTATTCGCGGTCTGATGATGGACCCAAACACCAACATGCCTATCATTGTCCTGAAGGACGTGGGTTCCGACATGGTGCTGCCTATATGGGTTGGGATCTACGAGGCGAATGCGATCGCTCTTGAAATTGAGAAGCAATCCGCGTCGCGGCCAATGACTCACGACTTAACTAAAAACCTTATTGATTACATGAATGGAAGGCTGGATCGTATTGTTATTACAGAACTTAAAGACGATACTTTTTACGCAGTTCTATGGCTCACGCATCAAGGTGAGGCCATGACGGTAGACGCTCGCCCCTCGGATGCGATCGCACTGGCATTGCGCGCGGATTGCCCGATTTATGTGGCGGAGCCAGTGTTGGCGTTGGCCAAGCTGAATACATCCGGGCCATCGGATGGACCTAGCGCGGAGCAATTGAAGAAGTGGCTTGAAGGGTTGAACGACGACGACCTCGGCCGATACAAGATGTAG
- the miaB gene encoding tRNA (N6-isopentenyl adenosine(37)-C2)-methylthiotransferase MiaB has product MASEKTFYIETFGCQMNAHDSEKVIGTLEQQGYTQVQVEEAADLLLYNTCSIRDKAEQKVFNRLNDYKKLHKQGKRFAVIGCVAQQEGEKIFERAPYVSLVAGSASYRKLPEMLARLEAGETRITGLDDRQTDETFETEFTSRTNPYRAYITIIEGCDKFCAYCVVPYTRGKERSRGSDSVMEEARRILDLGYTEIQLLGQNVNSYRDPTGKRTFAELLGALGELTGVRRVRFTTSHPRDFTRDIVDVIDAVPTLCDHVHLPVQSGSSRILRMMNREYTRDWYLERISWIKAAKRQIALSTDIIVGFPAETPADFEETVDLLNEVQYDAVFGFKYSPRPNTPALVMIDSIPDAEKSTRLQVLLDRQREIQRTNYDKHLGQVMEVMVEGSNPSRGQITGRSSQNKPVNFTWNQLINPAPGTYHQVRITKTFPNSLVGEAV; this is encoded by the coding sequence ATGGCGTCTGAAAAAACCTTCTACATTGAGACCTTTGGCTGCCAGATGAATGCCCATGACTCGGAAAAAGTCATCGGCACTCTGGAACAGCAGGGCTATACGCAGGTTCAGGTAGAGGAAGCAGCAGACCTGTTGCTGTACAACACCTGCTCGATTCGCGACAAAGCGGAGCAGAAGGTCTTCAACCGGCTGAACGATTACAAGAAGCTGCACAAGCAAGGCAAGCGTTTTGCGGTGATCGGCTGCGTGGCACAGCAGGAGGGCGAGAAGATTTTTGAGCGCGCTCCGTATGTTTCGCTGGTGGCCGGGTCGGCCTCGTATCGAAAGCTGCCGGAGATGCTGGCTCGGCTCGAAGCGGGAGAGACACGTATCACTGGCCTCGATGACCGGCAGACGGACGAGACTTTTGAGACGGAGTTTACCTCACGCACCAATCCTTACCGGGCGTACATCACGATCATTGAGGGCTGCGACAAGTTCTGCGCTTACTGTGTTGTTCCTTACACGCGCGGCAAGGAGCGGAGTCGAGGGTCGGACTCTGTGATGGAAGAGGCGCGACGCATCCTCGACCTGGGATACACCGAGATTCAACTGCTGGGGCAGAACGTTAATAGTTACCGCGATCCTACTGGAAAGAGGACATTTGCGGAACTACTGGGTGCGCTCGGTGAGCTGACTGGGGTTCGACGTGTGCGGTTTACCACGAGCCATCCTCGGGATTTCACCAGGGATATTGTGGATGTCATTGATGCGGTTCCGACGCTTTGCGATCACGTACATCTGCCGGTGCAATCGGGTTCGTCGCGGATTTTGCGAATGATGAATCGGGAGTATACGCGGGACTGGTACCTGGAACGGATCTCGTGGATCAAGGCCGCCAAGCGGCAGATTGCACTGTCCACGGACATCATTGTCGGCTTTCCTGCGGAGACGCCTGCGGACTTTGAAGAGACGGTTGATCTCCTGAACGAAGTTCAATACGATGCTGTCTTTGGATTCAAGTACTCACCACGGCCGAACACGCCGGCGCTGGTGATGATCGATTCCATTCCGGATGCGGAGAAGTCAACGCGGCTTCAGGTGTTGCTGGATCGCCAGCGCGAGATTCAAAGAACGAATTATGACAAGCATTTAGGTCAGGTTATGGAAGTAATGGTTGAGGGCAGCAATCCTTCCCGGGGACAGATTACCGGACGTAGTTCACAGAACAAACCGGTCAATTTTACCTGGAATCAACTGATCAATCCTGCGCCGGGAACTTATCATCAAGTACGGATTACGAAGACTTTTCCTAACAGCCTGGTAGGGGAAGCCGTTTAA
- a CDS encoding c-type cytochrome has product MGLQKGTDRTRLRAGAALVFAALAPVGLVLFGIGASGCHHQELTPQQAEGQNLYMTRCAHCHEDNDLMLKPPPPNIHGAMRKNHLPSGAPATDAEIQRLVLAGKNKMPSFAGRFNQEQMAALQAYLHTDMPLTQPE; this is encoded by the coding sequence TTGGGATTACAAAAGGGAACTGATCGTACTCGATTGCGGGCCGGGGCGGCGTTGGTTTTCGCTGCTCTGGCTCCGGTGGGGTTAGTCCTGTTTGGAATAGGTGCTTCAGGGTGCCATCATCAGGAACTCACTCCGCAGCAGGCTGAGGGGCAAAATCTGTACATGACGCGCTGCGCACATTGTCATGAGGACAATGACCTGATGCTGAAGCCGCCTCCGCCGAACATTCATGGAGCCATGCGGAAGAACCATCTGCCTAGCGGTGCGCCGGCGACGGATGCAGAGATACAACGGCTGGTGCTTGCGGGGAAGAACAAGATGCCGAGCTTTGCCGGGCGGTTTAACCAGGAACAGATGGCGGCGCTCCAGGCTTATCTGCATACCGACATGCCGTTGACTCAACCTGAATAG
- a CDS encoding superoxide dismutase produces MNRRTAIKQMGGLASAVLLTESLVGSAQTGAAKPQTAPTAPAPTGPFTLPPLPYAYDALEPYFDAETMHLHHDKHHQSYVDKLNAAVAGHPDVASKSVNELVADLGSVPEDIRKAVRNQGGGHANHSFWWTSLGKGGSGPTGEFAKAIDAKFGSFSGFQDKLSAEAAGVFGSGWAWLVILQDGSLEIESTPNQDSPLTLGYKPVLGIDVWEHAYYLKYKNKRPDYVKAYFSAVNWDAASARYTDGKKAV; encoded by the coding sequence ATGAATCGCAGGACAGCAATCAAGCAAATGGGCGGGTTGGCCAGCGCGGTATTACTGACCGAATCCCTGGTGGGATCAGCACAGACGGGCGCAGCTAAACCTCAGACGGCTCCAACAGCTCCAGCGCCAACCGGGCCATTCACCTTACCGCCGCTGCCTTATGCGTATGACGCTCTGGAGCCATACTTCGATGCCGAGACGATGCATCTGCACCATGACAAACATCACCAGTCTTATGTAGACAAGTTGAATGCAGCGGTCGCCGGACATCCCGATGTTGCGAGCAAGTCTGTGAATGAGCTGGTGGCGGATCTGGGTTCGGTGCCGGAGGATATTCGGAAGGCGGTGCGCAACCAGGGCGGCGGACATGCGAATCACTCTTTCTGGTGGACATCGTTGGGCAAGGGCGGAAGCGGGCCGACCGGCGAGTTTGCAAAAGCGATCGATGCCAAGTTTGGAAGCTTCTCGGGATTTCAGGACAAACTGTCGGCTGAGGCTGCCGGAGTTTTTGGCAGCGGCTGGGCATGGCTGGTGATATTGCAGGATGGATCGCTGGAGATTGAGAGCACTCCGAACCAGGACAGCCCGCTTACACTTGGGTACAAGCCAGTGCTGGGCATCGATGTGTGGGAGCATGCCTACTATCTGAAGTACAAGAACAAACGGCCTGATTATGTGAAGGCTTATTTCTCAGCGGTGAACTGGGATGCGGCCAGCGCAAGGTATACCGATGGGAAGAAGGCTGTCTGA
- a CDS encoding PaaI family thioesterase, which yields MPLPTPENGPMQAGSEITETTITETAITETTSTETTWSSEQNPEQQNIEPLFHGAQNHCFGCGPGNSVGLQLKFSTLPDETVICSTSISDSYEGPPGYLHGGIIATLLDEAMSKANRARGVTAMTRQMQVEYLRPVASNGLIQIEGRVTRSEGRKHWTTAQILNAGGTILAHATGLFIAISR from the coding sequence ATGCCATTGCCTACCCCCGAAAACGGCCCGATGCAAGCAGGTTCTGAAATCACGGAAACGACCATTACAGAAACAGCCATCACGGAAACGACAAGCACGGAAACAACATGGTCAAGCGAACAAAATCCAGAGCAACAGAATATCGAACCGCTCTTTCACGGAGCCCAAAACCACTGCTTCGGTTGCGGCCCCGGCAACTCGGTAGGTTTGCAACTGAAATTTTCTACACTGCCGGATGAGACCGTAATCTGCTCCACATCAATCTCCGACTCTTATGAAGGACCGCCTGGTTACCTCCACGGAGGTATCATAGCAACCCTCCTTGACGAAGCCATGAGCAAAGCCAATCGTGCCCGTGGTGTCACGGCCATGACTCGCCAAATGCAGGTCGAATACCTCCGCCCGGTAGCCTCGAACGGATTGATTCAAATAGAGGGTCGCGTCACTCGCAGCGAAGGACGCAAGCATTGGACTACCGCCCAGATCCTCAATGCAGGCGGAACAATCCTCGCCCATGCCACAGGATTGTTTATCGCCATAAGCAGATAG
- a CDS encoding LPXTG cell wall anchor domain-containing protein, with product MMKTLKYSILALALVAGTSTLAHANGLNASPAKSHPHPIGSTAPEVDPGMAISGLTLLGGALTVLRMKRRKQ from the coding sequence ATGATGAAAACTCTGAAGTATTCGATTCTCGCTTTGGCTTTGGTTGCAGGTACCAGCACGTTGGCCCATGCAAACGGACTCAATGCATCTCCTGCCAAGTCGCACCCACACCCGATTGGCAGCACTGCACCGGAAGTTGACCCTGGCATGGCCATCAGCGGACTCACGCTGCTGGGTGGGGCACTCACGGTTCTTCGCATGAAGCGTCGCAAGCAGTAG